In one Vulgatibacter incomptus genomic region, the following are encoded:
- a CDS encoding saccharopine dehydrogenase NADP-binding domain-containing protein: MSLHVIVGAGPVGAGVARLLVERGDQVRVVTRHGTGLAHPSVERIAADAADAEKLASLVRGASTLFNCASPQYHRWLTDWPPLASSLLAAAERSGAVLATASNLYGHGRVQGPITNETPLAATHPKLKLRADIWRDALAAHRAGRVRATEVRGSDYPEANSVFSLAVAQPLLAGKRAFVPSPLDVPHSWTSIRDVARTLVAVATDERAWGKAWLVPTHPPLTMRQLAERLAKAVGAPPPKLTAIPYGVLWTAGLASPLFRELRTTWYQFEHPFVVDSSATERTFGLAPTALDEVLAGMAKGPVGT, from the coding sequence ATGTCGCTTCACGTGATCGTCGGCGCGGGCCCCGTGGGCGCCGGCGTCGCAAGGCTCCTGGTCGAGCGCGGGGACCAGGTGCGCGTCGTCACCCGCCACGGGACGGGCCTTGCGCATCCGTCCGTCGAGCGGATCGCCGCCGACGCAGCCGATGCGGAGAAGTTGGCGTCGCTCGTCCGCGGCGCCTCGACCCTCTTCAACTGCGCCAGCCCGCAGTACCACCGCTGGCTCACCGACTGGCCTCCCCTCGCGTCCTCGCTCCTGGCCGCGGCGGAGCGCAGCGGCGCGGTCCTCGCGACGGCCAGCAACCTGTACGGCCACGGGCGCGTCCAGGGGCCGATCACGAACGAGACGCCCCTGGCGGCCACGCACCCCAAGCTGAAGCTCCGCGCAGACATCTGGCGTGACGCCCTCGCCGCGCATCGGGCGGGGCGGGTCCGCGCCACAGAGGTCCGCGGGAGCGACTACCCCGAGGCCAACTCCGTCTTCAGCCTTGCGGTCGCGCAGCCGCTGCTCGCCGGGAAGCGCGCCTTCGTCCCGTCGCCGCTCGACGTGCCGCACAGCTGGACCTCGATCCGCGACGTGGCGCGGACGCTCGTCGCCGTTGCGACCGACGAGCGCGCCTGGGGCAAGGCCTGGCTGGTCCCCACGCACCCACCACTGACGATGCGCCAGCTCGCCGAGCGTCTGGCAAAGGCCGTCGGCGCGCCGCCGCCCAAGCTCACGGCGATCCCATATGGCGTGCTGTGGACCGCGGGCCTCGCGTCTCCGCTCTTCCGCGAGCTGCGGACCACCTGGTACCAGTTCGAGCACCCGTTCGTCGTGGACTCGTCGGCCACGGAGCGCACGTTCGGCCTCGCGCCGACCGCGCTCGACGAGGTCCTCGCGGGAATGGCGAAGGGCCCGGTCGGGACGTAG
- a CDS encoding FecCD family ABC transporter permease — translation MADSPLGIPMHANGRFSPARLAVALAVLSAISAAAFVAGALFGAEKVDLTSALSQPDSLDGRILFGLRLPRLVLAAIAGAGLSAAGAAYQGLLRNPLADPFVLGVSGGAALGGTLALAASGLIAAMGIASGVWVSGTAFFGAMLATWLAFAAGRTEGGLDATRTLLAGVIFNSFAAAGITLLKTAVSPEKAQELLFWLTGSLGYESWSTLAAAAAATGVSIAVLVRQSHALNLLVLGDDGAAALGVEVARVRLSVFLAASLAVAVAVSLTGLVAFVGLIVPHLARLALGPDQRLLVPASALGGAAFLLAADLGARLLFVPLGTELPAGALTALAGGPFFLLLLRRKTT, via the coding sequence GTGGCTGACTCGCCGCTCGGGATTCCGATGCACGCCAACGGGCGGTTCTCGCCCGCGCGGCTGGCGGTGGCCCTCGCCGTGCTCTCGGCGATCTCGGCGGCCGCCTTCGTAGCAGGCGCGCTCTTCGGCGCCGAAAAGGTCGACCTCACGTCGGCCCTCTCGCAGCCCGACTCCCTGGACGGGCGAATCCTCTTCGGCCTGCGCCTCCCTCGGCTGGTGCTGGCGGCGATCGCGGGCGCCGGCCTCTCGGCAGCCGGCGCCGCCTACCAGGGCCTCCTCCGCAATCCGCTGGCGGATCCCTTCGTCCTCGGTGTCTCCGGAGGCGCGGCCCTGGGCGGCACCCTCGCGCTGGCTGCGAGCGGCCTGATCGCGGCGATGGGAATCGCTTCCGGCGTCTGGGTCTCGGGGACGGCCTTCTTCGGCGCGATGCTCGCCACCTGGCTCGCGTTCGCCGCCGGGCGGACCGAAGGAGGCCTCGACGCCACCCGCACCCTCCTCGCGGGCGTGATCTTCAACAGCTTCGCCGCCGCCGGGATCACGCTGCTCAAGACCGCCGTTTCCCCCGAGAAGGCGCAGGAGCTCCTCTTCTGGCTCACGGGCTCCCTCGGATACGAGTCCTGGTCCACCCTGGCCGCGGCCGCCGCGGCGACGGGCGTGTCGATCGCGGTCCTCGTCCGCCAATCCCACGCCCTGAACCTCCTCGTCCTCGGGGACGACGGCGCCGCCGCCCTCGGCGTCGAGGTGGCTCGCGTCCGGCTCTCCGTCTTCCTCGCGGCCTCGCTCGCGGTGGCGGTGGCGGTCTCGCTCACCGGCCTGGTCGCCTTCGTCGGCCTGATCGTTCCTCACCTCGCGCGCCTCGCCCTCGGCCCCGACCAGCGCCTGCTGGTGCCGGCATCCGCGCTGGGAGGCGCCGCCTTCCTGCTCGCGGCGGACCTCGGGGCCCGGCTCCTCTTCGTTCCGCTGGGCACCGAGCTGCCAGCTGGAGCGCTCACGGCGCTCGCCGGCGGCCCCTTCTTTCTCCTGCTGCTGAGGCGCAAGACGACGTGA
- a CDS encoding ABC transporter ATP-binding protein, protein MSRSQGVLGPDSRPGGDEAHDTHGNPCSDAPPSLEARGLEIDLGGPAPVLHGVDLELRRGELLGLLGPNGAGKSTLARALAGLIPAARGTIRIEGADARTLGRREIARKVAWLPQDLPSGLPFTAAEVVLMGRRPHLSGALGLDGPIDRDAAAAALAKVDAAHLASRPLDALSGGERRRILLAKLLAQAAPIWILDEPTAHLDLAHQHSTLALARAHADAGGSVLCVLHDLTHAAQACDRVAVLSAGRIVAVGPPAEVLQPALLTGIFHVPFVTIRHPETGEATVVPDPRLRAR, encoded by the coding sequence ATGAGCCGCTCCCAGGGCGTGCTCGGTCCCGACTCGCGCCCGGGGGGCGACGAGGCGCACGACACACATGGGAACCCGTGTTCCGACGCGCCCCCGTCGTTGGAGGCACGTGGGCTCGAGATCGACCTGGGCGGCCCGGCCCCCGTGTTGCACGGCGTGGATCTCGAGCTGCGCCGCGGCGAGCTCCTGGGGCTCCTCGGCCCGAACGGCGCGGGAAAGAGCACGCTGGCCCGTGCGCTCGCCGGGCTGATCCCCGCTGCGCGCGGCACGATCCGCATCGAGGGCGCGGATGCGCGGACGCTCGGGCGGAGGGAGATCGCCCGGAAGGTCGCGTGGCTCCCGCAGGATCTGCCATCCGGCCTGCCCTTCACCGCCGCCGAGGTGGTGCTCATGGGCCGCCGGCCGCACCTGAGCGGCGCGCTGGGCCTGGACGGTCCCATCGATCGCGATGCGGCAGCCGCCGCCCTCGCGAAGGTCGACGCCGCACACCTCGCCTCGCGGCCCCTGGACGCGCTCTCCGGCGGAGAGCGGCGCCGGATCCTGCTGGCCAAGCTCCTCGCCCAGGCGGCCCCAATCTGGATCCTCGACGAGCCCACGGCGCACCTGGACCTCGCACACCAGCACTCGACCCTCGCCCTCGCCAGGGCCCACGCCGACGCAGGCGGATCGGTGCTCTGCGTGCTGCACGATCTCACCCACGCGGCGCAGGCATGCGACCGCGTCGCCGTGCTCTCGGCCGGGAGGATCGTGGCCGTGGGTCCGCCTGCGGAGGTCCTGCAGCCGGCGCTGCTGACCGGGATCTTCCACGTGCCGTTCGTGACGATCCGCCACCCCGAGACCGGCGAGGCCACGGTGGTCCCCGATCCACGCTTGCGCGCCAGGTGA
- a CDS encoding energy transducer TonB — MAPSSPPAPADDAPVPTQDGEHAGVTAKNEGIALDGASLGESNSLSVSGGTASDGRGAGGPAGSGHGASIGGGPGAGAAGGGRGAIGQMDYGALEAHLRSRAARCYPRAAERRSIEGVVSLAFCIDEAGGPAAIRLVRRSGSELLDQAAIECVLKGAAPLPAPAGCISSLPIRFSLP; from the coding sequence GTGGCCCCTAGCAGCCCGCCGGCTCCCGCGGACGACGCGCCGGTCCCGACCCAGGACGGCGAGCACGCCGGCGTGACCGCGAAGAATGAAGGGATTGCCTTGGACGGAGCCAGCCTCGGCGAATCGAACTCGCTCTCGGTGAGCGGCGGAACCGCGTCCGATGGCCGGGGGGCGGGAGGTCCCGCGGGCTCGGGACACGGCGCGTCGATCGGTGGCGGACCTGGCGCAGGCGCGGCCGGAGGCGGCCGAGGCGCAATCGGCCAGATGGACTATGGCGCTCTCGAGGCCCACCTTCGGAGCCGGGCGGCGCGATGCTATCCACGCGCCGCCGAGAGGCGATCCATCGAAGGGGTCGTCTCGCTCGCCTTCTGTATCGACGAGGCCGGTGGTCCGGCGGCGATCCGTTTGGTGCGGAGGAGCGGATCGGAGCTCCTCGACCAGGCCGCCATCGAGTGCGTGCTGAAGGGCGCAGCGCCGCTTCCGGCTCCGGCCGGCTGCATCTCGTCGCTGCCGATCCGGTTCTCGCTACCTTAG
- the dtd gene encoding D-aminoacyl-tRNA deacylase: MRAVVQRVTRAQVRVGEELIGRIDAGSCVLVGVAGGDSEPDADLLAEKVVGLRIFEDEGGKMNLGLLESGGSILAVSQFTLLGDVRKGKRPSFVDAMEPARANELFERFCARCRELGARVETGRFRASMEVELVNDGPVTILLDTRKAF, encoded by the coding sequence ATGCGGGCGGTGGTGCAGCGGGTGACGAGGGCGCAGGTCCGGGTCGGCGAGGAGCTCATTGGGCGGATCGACGCCGGCTCCTGTGTGCTCGTCGGCGTCGCCGGCGGGGACTCGGAGCCCGACGCGGATCTCCTCGCGGAGAAGGTCGTGGGGCTCCGCATCTTCGAGGACGAGGGCGGGAAGATGAACCTCGGCCTGCTGGAGTCCGGCGGCTCGATCCTGGCCGTCTCCCAGTTCACCCTCCTCGGCGACGTGCGAAAGGGCAAGCGCCCGAGCTTCGTCGACGCGATGGAGCCGGCTCGGGCGAACGAGCTCTTTGAGCGCTTCTGCGCGCGCTGCCGAGAGCTCGGCGCCCGCGTGGAGACGGGACGTTTTCGCGCCTCGATGGAGGTCGAGCTCGTCAACGACGGGCCGGTGACGATCCTCCTCGATACGCGCAAGGCGTTCTGA
- a CDS encoding serine/threonine-protein kinase, whose translation MSVPESSPRLGLRPFTPTSFGRFTLLSPLAAGGMGEIFLARSTFQGGLDKLCVIKKVLPQLAKDPEFVERFQDEARTLIQLQHGSIAQVYDTGVFDGDYWIALEFVDGKDLRRLLQRVRSSDGRIPVVLALYITSKVLEALAYAHRKKDENGHDLGLVHRDVSPQNILVSYDGEVKVIDFGLARSKLTMGRNQPQVVLGKLYYMPPEQARGEAVDRRSDLYAVGIVLYELLSGRNPFEDESAEPLISRVRKPKITPIEQVVQGLPAPVCDVVFKALAPDPAERFATAEQMRARVAACLAEIAPDAGPEKLASYVATLFAEEHERERSLIARLMQRGEAGRITFDAPVLETSDETRLLDDAAPGFGTEAAGAPRSRQEGRHLRAVTARFDAGSPEPEPGIGDAAYAPEGSAGPFDQAPHLSTATLVGQPGADLPWERKPSATRLAPARIHRAGTGSEPVPSAASGSRKRDALNSKAGEQKVAVAASPTVSGREPAIAGKPTRRIPVVAILAVLLVAGGGSVFVLGRTPRGVEGVEGRSAPNAAIVRGGDPRNGDAPAAGADGAAKPAPRGGEAVAEGAPENAPRAGDAVADAEPGNAIHADDALAAAGANKAGSRGAGTRRKSPAAGPAARVGGATGAASSALASTAAAPVGSGPASPAPDISRTDAPTRGAPPPATAQAARKRILELRHAAMQDRFDGLVRRYGADRLGNIVVGLKRALDGSFARFIETPEQYDLLERQLGELERILDEREAAIR comes from the coding sequence ATGAGCGTCCCCGAAAGCAGCCCGCGGCTGGGCCTGCGCCCGTTCACGCCCACCTCGTTCGGGCGGTTCACCCTGCTCTCGCCGCTGGCGGCGGGAGGCATGGGCGAGATCTTCCTCGCGCGATCGACCTTCCAGGGCGGCCTCGACAAGCTCTGCGTGATCAAGAAGGTCCTCCCGCAGCTCGCGAAGGATCCCGAGTTCGTCGAGCGCTTCCAGGACGAGGCGCGCACGCTGATCCAGCTCCAGCACGGCTCGATCGCCCAGGTCTACGACACGGGCGTCTTCGACGGCGACTACTGGATCGCCCTCGAGTTCGTGGACGGCAAGGATCTGCGCAGGCTCCTGCAGCGGGTGCGCTCGAGCGACGGGCGGATCCCGGTGGTGCTCGCGCTCTACATCACGTCGAAGGTCCTCGAGGCCCTCGCCTACGCGCACCGCAAGAAGGACGAGAACGGCCACGACCTCGGCCTCGTGCACCGCGACGTCTCGCCGCAGAACATCCTCGTCTCGTACGATGGCGAGGTGAAGGTGATCGACTTCGGCCTCGCGCGGTCGAAGCTCACCATGGGGCGCAACCAGCCGCAGGTGGTGCTGGGCAAGCTCTACTACATGCCCCCCGAGCAGGCGCGCGGCGAGGCGGTGGACCGGCGATCGGATCTCTACGCCGTCGGGATCGTGCTCTACGAGCTCCTCTCCGGGCGCAACCCCTTCGAGGACGAGAGCGCGGAGCCGCTGATCTCGCGGGTGCGGAAGCCGAAGATCACGCCGATCGAGCAGGTGGTGCAGGGCCTGCCGGCGCCGGTCTGCGACGTGGTGTTCAAGGCCCTCGCGCCGGATCCGGCGGAGCGCTTCGCCACCGCCGAGCAGATGCGGGCGCGGGTGGCGGCCTGCCTCGCCGAGATCGCCCCCGACGCCGGTCCCGAGAAGCTCGCTTCGTATGTGGCGACGCTCTTCGCCGAGGAGCACGAGCGGGAGCGCTCTCTCATCGCACGGCTGATGCAGAGGGGAGAGGCCGGCAGAATCACCTTCGACGCGCCGGTCCTGGAGACCTCGGACGAGACCCGGCTCCTCGACGACGCGGCGCCGGGCTTCGGCACAGAGGCCGCGGGAGCGCCTCGTTCCCGGCAGGAAGGCCGGCATCTTCGGGCCGTCACCGCGCGCTTCGACGCGGGCTCGCCGGAGCCCGAGCCCGGGATCGGCGACGCGGCGTACGCGCCGGAGGGTTCGGCGGGACCGTTCGACCAGGCTCCCCACCTCTCTACCGCGACCCTCGTGGGACAGCCCGGCGCCGATCTCCCTTGGGAGCGAAAGCCCAGCGCCACGCGCCTCGCGCCGGCGCGCATTCATCGGGCCGGGACGGGCTCCGAGCCCGTTCCTTCGGCAGCGTCGGGCTCCCGTAAGCGCGACGCGCTGAACTCCAAGGCCGGCGAGCAGAAGGTCGCGGTGGCGGCGTCGCCGACGGTATCCGGACGTGAGCCCGCAATAGCCGGAAAGCCTACGCGGCGTATCCCGGTCGTGGCCATCCTGGCGGTCCTGCTCGTCGCCGGCGGCGGCTCGGTCTTCGTGCTCGGGCGAACGCCTCGAGGCGTCGAGGGGGTCGAAGGCCGCTCCGCGCCGAACGCTGCCATCGTGCGTGGCGGCGATCCGCGAAATGGCGACGCGCCGGCTGCCGGTGCTGACGGCGCGGCGAAACCCGCGCCCCGAGGCGGAGAAGCGGTGGCCGAAGGCGCACCCGAGAACGCGCCTCGAGCCGGAGATGCCGTTGCCGATGCCGAACCTGGGAACGCGATCCACGCGGACGACGCCCTCGCGGCCGCCGGCGCCAACAAGGCAGGGTCCCGAGGCGCAGGGACTCGGCGGAAGTCTCCCGCGGCAGGTCCCGCCGCTCGAGTTGGCGGAGCGACCGGAGCCGCGTCGAGCGCCCTCGCCTCTACCGCGGCCGCGCCCGTAGGGAGCGGCCCTGCCTCCCCGGCGCCGGACATCTCGCGGACCGACGCGCCGACCCGTGGAGCGCCGCCGCCGGCCACTGCCCAGGCAGCCCGGAAGCGGATCCTCGAGCTCCGCCACGCCGCGATGCAGGATCGCTTCGACGGCCTGGTCCGGAGGTACGGCGCCGACCGGCTCGGAAACATCGTCGTCGGGCTCAAGCGCGCGCTCGACGGCAGCTTCGCCCGCTTCATCGAGACGCCGGAGCAGTACGACCTGCTCGAACGCCAGCTCGGCGAGCTTGAGCGAATCCTCGACGAGCGGGAGGCGGCGATTCGTTGA
- a CDS encoding ABC transporter substrate-binding protein, translated as MKSDPAILPRIPGDSPRGLPIRTFGLEAIRVAAIALALLFAAFIPTKAARADEPYRLGEPGRAKPVRVVTLAPSITEIALDLGEGGALVGVSRYDDAPEVAALPRVGGFVDPAPEAILALKPDLLVVQPAPGNRGPVERLAQLGVPVLVLPLHTVDEVLASVRALGAALGSPEKGEALARRIVSDLDEVRAKAARLPRKRALIVYGWQPLVVAGPGSFADALLTAAGGENVAARASGAYPTLSAEAALAADPEVVVDASGGHGAGAPLPGLSARIGRPRSSALFRPGPRMMEAARELFRLLHGDALPGAKDPQRG; from the coding sequence ATGAAGAGCGATCCCGCCATCCTGCCTCGAATCCCCGGGGACTCGCCTCGCGGGCTCCCGATCCGCACCTTCGGACTCGAGGCGATCCGGGTGGCGGCGATCGCCCTCGCCTTGCTCTTCGCGGCCTTCATTCCGACGAAGGCCGCGCGCGCGGACGAGCCCTACCGGCTCGGTGAGCCGGGGCGCGCAAAGCCCGTGCGCGTCGTCACCCTCGCCCCGTCGATCACCGAGATCGCCCTCGATCTCGGCGAAGGCGGGGCGCTCGTGGGCGTCTCCCGCTACGACGACGCCCCCGAGGTCGCGGCGCTGCCGCGGGTGGGCGGCTTCGTGGATCCGGCGCCGGAAGCGATTCTGGCCCTGAAGCCGGATCTCCTCGTGGTGCAGCCGGCGCCAGGAAATCGCGGGCCGGTGGAGCGCCTCGCACAGCTGGGCGTGCCGGTGCTCGTGCTCCCGCTCCACACCGTGGACGAGGTGCTGGCCTCGGTGCGCGCCCTCGGGGCCGCGCTGGGCTCTCCCGAGAAGGGGGAGGCCCTCGCGCGGCGGATCGTCTCGGACCTGGACGAGGTCCGCGCGAAGGCGGCGCGCCTCCCTCGCAAGCGCGCGCTGATCGTCTACGGCTGGCAGCCGCTGGTCGTCGCCGGCCCCGGCTCCTTCGCCGACGCGCTCCTGACAGCGGCAGGCGGAGAGAACGTGGCCGCCCGCGCGTCCGGCGCGTATCCCACCCTCTCCGCGGAGGCGGCCCTCGCCGCCGATCCCGAGGTGGTCGTGGACGCATCGGGAGGCCACGGCGCCGGCGCTCCCCTCCCCGGCCTCTCGGCCCGGATCGGCCGTCCGCGGTCATCCGCGCTCTTCCGCCCGGGGCCGCGCATGATGGAGGCCGCCCGGGAGCTCTTCCGCCTGCTCCACGGCGATGCGCTCCCCGGCGCGAAGGATCCGCAGCGTGGCTGA
- a CDS encoding PEGA domain-containing protein: protein MSRHHLPNIAETGLIVSASRAGRVRFAAASALSVLFALATASPASAAPVVRERAAVVVTQAIGVGTLADRLGNIAADLVAAGPMNAIAPGEAIRLLRAKGGPDPMSCGTERACLADAARVLGVRWLITVGIGSFGQMYSLELGALDLAADAPPATTSATYAAPGPEWEQAVRERLGKVLPPALLAPPSKLVVTSEIHGAELYVDGARIATTPVDGPIVVAAGPRVVELRKDGYLPSRTRVEAVSGSQHPVDLRLLPASSPSHGGSLRTWSYVAGGGAAAALVGAIAFHATASSTMDEARLRKDQGLPFADRRSDALSQVGTARVLYGVAGAALAGAVVLWFLDEPAAATR, encoded by the coding sequence TTGAGTAGACACCACCTGCCGAACATCGCGGAGACGGGCCTCATCGTCTCCGCATCCCGTGCCGGGCGCGTTCGCTTCGCGGCGGCCAGCGCGCTGTCGGTCCTCTTCGCCCTCGCCACGGCCTCTCCGGCCAGCGCCGCCCCCGTCGTTCGGGAGCGCGCCGCCGTCGTGGTCACGCAGGCGATCGGCGTTGGCACGCTGGCCGACCGCCTGGGCAACATCGCCGCCGATCTCGTGGCCGCCGGCCCGATGAACGCGATCGCCCCCGGCGAGGCGATCCGCCTCCTGCGCGCCAAGGGCGGCCCGGATCCGATGAGCTGCGGCACCGAGCGAGCCTGCCTCGCCGACGCCGCGAGAGTCCTCGGCGTGCGCTGGCTGATCACGGTGGGGATCGGCAGCTTCGGACAGATGTACAGCCTCGAGCTCGGCGCTCTCGACCTCGCGGCGGACGCGCCGCCGGCCACCACCTCCGCGACCTATGCAGCGCCGGGACCGGAGTGGGAGCAGGCCGTCCGCGAGCGCCTCGGCAAGGTGCTCCCTCCCGCGCTACTCGCCCCTCCCTCGAAGCTGGTGGTTACGAGCGAGATCCACGGCGCGGAGCTCTACGTGGATGGCGCGCGGATCGCGACCACGCCGGTGGACGGGCCGATCGTCGTCGCCGCCGGCCCGCGGGTCGTCGAGCTGCGCAAGGACGGCTACCTCCCGTCCCGCACGCGGGTCGAAGCCGTCTCCGGCTCCCAGCATCCGGTCGACCTTCGCCTCCTGCCTGCATCGTCTCCCTCCCACGGCGGATCGCTGCGGACCTGGAGCTACGTGGCGGGCGGCGGTGCAGCGGCCGCGCTCGTCGGCGCCATCGCCTTCCACGCCACCGCGTCGAGCACCATGGACGAGGCTCGGCTGCGCAAGGACCAGGGGCTCCCCTTCGCCGACCGGCGCTCCGACGCGCTCTCGCAGGTCGGCACCGCCCGGGTCCTCTACGGAGTGGCCGGCGCCGCCCTCGCCGGGGCCGTCGTGCTCTGGTTCCTCGACGAGCCGGCCGCGGCGACTCGATGA
- a CDS encoding adenylate/guanylate cyclase domain-containing protein translates to MWQIVLNGPGYLDARYELPIGETRLGRAWDNDIVLTGDLVSRHHARLVVEGGSLRLLDPGSRNGTFLNGRPAGSSSEVRAGDRIEIGAYRIFVEALHLLSGATTVVLRRRLEEMPALARLEEARHLRGSEALLATVEIESLALLSQVSERLANAPTLGVFLADVAQLVLDVAGASTVAILLRQDGSTSDGAVTLSDGRCYKPAAIRHTGDLTAGEVPISRTIVEQCVVERVAMCVADAGMDPRFADRESVLLHEVRQAICAPLVRGDEVVGALYVNRRGEEEELSRLVESLTAIAHLAASGIERQALRERAEQETRARRRLERFLAPEILDQVEALGDEGLRMEERVATVVFADISGFTSLAEQVEARRLVALLDAFYRRMAAIVFEHRGTVDKFIGDAVMAIFGAPCSREDDAELALSAALEMRAAFDELMSAWPREERRALKVGLATGPLLAGTVGGDRLDYTAVGDTVNVASRLVAAAEPGQILASGATIEAGGGAFQTVALGERTLRGRRLQVSIFELAGRVDPAHNTREARAVTVARGGAA, encoded by the coding sequence ATGTGGCAGATCGTCCTCAACGGCCCGGGCTACCTCGACGCCCGCTACGAGCTGCCGATCGGCGAGACCCGGCTCGGCCGCGCGTGGGACAACGACATCGTGCTCACGGGGGATCTGGTCTCGCGGCACCACGCTCGCCTCGTCGTCGAGGGAGGCTCGCTCCGCCTCCTGGATCCCGGCTCCCGGAACGGTACCTTCCTGAACGGACGCCCTGCCGGCAGCTCCAGCGAGGTCCGCGCCGGCGATCGGATCGAGATCGGCGCCTACCGCATCTTCGTCGAGGCGCTGCACCTCCTGTCGGGAGCGACCACGGTGGTGCTGCGGCGCCGGCTCGAGGAGATGCCCGCCCTCGCAAGGCTGGAGGAGGCACGCCATCTCCGCGGGAGCGAAGCGCTCCTGGCGACGGTGGAGATCGAGTCCCTCGCCCTCCTCTCGCAGGTGTCGGAGAGGCTCGCGAACGCGCCGACCCTCGGAGTCTTCCTCGCCGACGTCGCACAGCTGGTCCTGGACGTCGCCGGCGCCTCGACGGTCGCGATCCTGCTGCGGCAGGACGGCTCGACCTCCGACGGCGCAGTTACCTTGAGTGACGGAAGATGCTACAAGCCCGCCGCGATCCGGCACACGGGCGATCTCACCGCGGGCGAGGTCCCGATCAGCCGGACCATCGTGGAGCAGTGTGTGGTCGAGCGTGTGGCGATGTGCGTGGCGGACGCAGGGATGGATCCACGCTTTGCCGATCGCGAGAGCGTGCTCCTCCACGAGGTCCGCCAAGCGATCTGCGCGCCGCTCGTGCGCGGCGACGAGGTGGTGGGCGCGCTCTACGTGAACCGCCGGGGCGAGGAGGAGGAGCTCTCCCGCCTGGTGGAGTCCCTCACCGCCATCGCCCATCTCGCGGCGTCGGGCATCGAGCGGCAGGCCCTGCGCGAGCGGGCCGAGCAGGAGACCCGGGCTCGCCGCAGGCTGGAGCGCTTCCTCGCGCCGGAGATCCTCGATCAGGTCGAGGCCCTCGGCGACGAGGGGCTCCGGATGGAGGAGCGGGTCGCCACCGTGGTCTTCGCCGACATCTCGGGCTTCACGAGCCTGGCGGAGCAGGTGGAGGCGCGCCGCCTGGTGGCGCTGCTCGACGCCTTCTACCGTCGGATGGCCGCGATCGTCTTCGAGCACCGCGGCACGGTCGACAAGTTCATCGGCGACGCGGTGATGGCGATCTTCGGCGCCCCCTGCTCGCGGGAGGACGACGCCGAGCTCGCCCTCTCCGCCGCGCTGGAGATGCGCGCCGCCTTCGACGAGCTGATGTCTGCCTGGCCCCGCGAGGAGCGCCGGGCCCTCAAGGTGGGCCTCGCCACCGGCCCTCTCCTGGCGGGCACGGTGGGCGGTGATCGCCTGGACTACACGGCCGTGGGCGACACCGTGAACGTGGCCTCGCGCCTGGTGGCCGCCGCGGAACCGGGGCAGATCCTCGCCTCGGGCGCCACGATCGAAGCGGGCGGCGGTGCGTTCCAGACCGTGGCGCTCGGCGAGCGCACCCTGCGCGGCCGCCGGCTCCAGGTGTCGATCTTCGAGCTCGCGGGACGAGTCGATCCCGCGCACAACACGAGAGAAGCGCGTGCCGTCACCGTGGCCCGCGGAGGCGCCGCATGA